A window of the Paenibacillus woosongensis genome harbors these coding sequences:
- a CDS encoding right-handed parallel beta-helix repeat-containing protein, whose translation MTAGAVGFLTGKTLAKFDNVSVTELEEGTTPTDPPPNPDPDSGIPAPADGDLYVAANGSASNPGTLDKPTTLAAAITRIAPGKTIYMRGGTYSFDSTITIERGNNGTSSARKNLVAYANEKPVLDFSAQAFASTNRGIQLYGHYWVIKGLEIKGAGDNGLYIGGNYNRIDQVEAHHNRDTGIQIGRYASSAQFDEWPSYNLVINSYSHDNYDPDNGEDADGFAAKLTVGPGNVFDGCIAAYNVDDGWDLYTKSDTGPIGAVTIRNSIAHHNGQTSDGTSTTDSDGNGFKLGGEKIGVNHIVENSIAFQNKKHGFTYNSNPGSIQMKNNTSWANGQSNFAFDVGTHIFTNNLSFQGGASDKTSGTDVSSTNVWWKNKKSENAKGLLASAEDFVSLTPTLTRNSDGSPNLGNFLKLASGSDLIGSGTPSGTNIGAR comes from the coding sequence CTGACCGCCGGAGCCGTCGGCTTCTTGACAGGTAAAACATTGGCTAAATTCGATAACGTCTCCGTAACAGAGCTTGAAGAGGGCACGACGCCAACGGATCCGCCGCCGAATCCTGATCCGGATTCAGGCATCCCGGCTCCTGCAGATGGGGATCTCTACGTAGCTGCTAACGGTTCTGCCAGCAACCCGGGAACGCTGGACAAGCCGACCACGCTTGCTGCGGCCATCACAAGAATAGCTCCAGGCAAAACAATCTATATGCGCGGAGGGACCTACAGCTTCGATTCCACCATTACGATCGAACGCGGCAATAACGGCACCTCCAGCGCCCGCAAAAACCTGGTTGCTTATGCCAATGAGAAGCCGGTTCTAGATTTCTCGGCCCAGGCATTTGCCTCTACGAACCGCGGCATTCAATTATATGGGCATTATTGGGTAATTAAAGGCCTTGAAATCAAAGGCGCAGGTGATAACGGGCTGTACATTGGCGGAAATTACAACCGGATCGATCAGGTCGAGGCGCATCATAACCGGGATACAGGCATTCAAATTGGGCGCTATGCCTCAAGCGCGCAGTTTGATGAATGGCCAAGCTATAATCTGGTCATCAATTCGTATTCCCATGACAACTATGACCCGGATAACGGGGAGGATGCGGACGGTTTTGCTGCCAAGCTGACTGTCGGCCCGGGCAACGTATTTGACGGTTGTATCGCAGCCTACAACGTCGATGACGGCTGGGATTTGTACACCAAGTCCGATACTGGCCCGATTGGAGCGGTGACGATCCGCAACAGCATTGCCCATCATAATGGTCAGACCTCGGATGGCACCTCAACGACGGATAGTGACGGGAATGGCTTCAAGCTGGGCGGAGAGAAAATCGGGGTCAACCACATTGTCGAGAACAGCATCGCCTTCCAGAACAAGAAGCATGGCTTTACTTACAACAGCAATCCTGGCTCGATCCAAATGAAGAACAATACATCCTGGGCGAATGGGCAGAGCAATTTCGCCTTCGATGTCGGCACGCATATTTTCACGAACAACTTATCCTTTCAAGGCGGCGCTAGCGATAAGACTAGCGGCACCGATGTGTCCAGCACGAACGTGTGGTGGAAGAACAAAAAAAGTGAAAACGCCAAAGGACTTCTCGCCAGCGCTGAGGACTTCGTCAGCCTGACCCCAACATTAACGCGCAATAGCGACGGTTCTCCGAATCTGGGCAATTTCCTGAAGCTTGCTTCTGGGAGTGATTTAATTGGCTCGGGTACACCAAGCGGAACGAATATCGGGGCACGCTAG
- a CDS encoding CpaF family protein, whose translation MLTRAKISDMQQKVAHQISKPEDMEELKNKYTTIQFEEALELCQKYITKVATHAFRRENDPARKREMTKAYINEFVDSQKPVVEGYFELVELKQALINEITHYGPITKAMEDPTIDEIRINGTDQIFVESGGKTIPWDQHFIDREHLERIISKLLGVSKVRLTPKIPMVNARTIEGYRVNATHADISPYDMPAVVIRKFSKKSITPEMMLRNESFSVNMFKLLSLLPKADLSWITVGPTGSGKTTLNEMMVKEINPLSRIITIENPSEMRLLQREGNSEHGRIINDVLQYESVPDDDDASPATMENLLINAMRQSPHWIGPGELRTPGEFATALRAAQTGHFFFTTLHAEGDREAIYRFLTAYLMASNEPAELALRNICSAVKFIVFQEKLADGTRKVTSISEVLGSEGLEPIVNPIYKFVSEDVLEEEGTHRVLKIIGKHKRVGMLSEKVQQTMIKAGIKRSRFEFLTQPPGKDEIEEYGFDGYQFNH comes from the coding sequence ATGCTCACCCGTGCAAAAATCAGCGATATGCAGCAAAAAGTAGCGCACCAGATCAGCAAGCCTGAAGATATGGAGGAACTGAAAAATAAGTACACGACCATTCAGTTTGAGGAAGCGCTGGAGCTGTGCCAGAAATACATAACGAAAGTAGCAACCCACGCATTTCGCCGGGAGAACGATCCTGCCCGCAAGCGCGAAATGACGAAAGCATATATCAATGAATTCGTGGATTCGCAGAAGCCGGTCGTCGAAGGATATTTTGAGCTGGTGGAATTGAAGCAGGCGCTGATCAATGAAATTACCCACTACGGACCGATCACGAAGGCGATGGAGGACCCAACGATTGATGAAATACGGATCAACGGCACCGATCAAATCTTCGTGGAGAGCGGCGGGAAGACGATTCCCTGGGATCAGCATTTTATCGACCGCGAGCATTTGGAGCGGATCATATCCAAGCTGCTCGGCGTTTCCAAGGTTCGGCTCACGCCGAAGATTCCGATGGTTAACGCCCGTACGATCGAAGGATACCGTGTGAATGCCACTCATGCCGACATCTCGCCTTATGACATGCCGGCAGTGGTGATCCGGAAATTTAGCAAGAAGAGTATTACCCCGGAAATGATGCTGCGAAATGAATCATTCTCCGTCAATATGTTCAAGCTGCTGTCTCTACTGCCCAAAGCCGATCTTTCCTGGATTACGGTGGGGCCGACAGGCAGCGGGAAGACAACGCTGAACGAGATGATGGTCAAGGAGATCAATCCGCTATCCCGGATCATTACGATCGAGAATCCTTCGGAGATGCGGCTGCTGCAGCGGGAGGGGAACAGCGAGCACGGGAGAATCATCAACGACGTGCTGCAATACGAATCGGTGCCGGATGACGATGACGCGAGCCCGGCGACGATGGAGAACTTGCTGATTAATGCCATGAGGCAGTCGCCCCATTGGATTGGCCCGGGCGAGCTGAGAACGCCTGGGGAATTTGCGACCGCGCTGCGGGCGGCCCAGACCGGCCACTTCTTCTTCACGACACTGCATGCCGAGGGCGACCGGGAGGCGATTTACCGTTTCCTGACCGCCTATCTGATGGCCTCCAATGAGCCGGCGGAGCTGGCGCTTCGCAACATTTGCAGTGCCGTCAAGTTCATCGTGTTCCAGGAGAAGCTGGCCGACGGGACAAGGAAGGTCACTTCGATTTCCGAGGTGCTGGGCTCCGAGGGACTGGAGCCGATCGTTAATCCCATTTACAAATTCGTATCGGAGGACGTTTTGGAGGAGGAAGGAACTCACCGCGTGCTCAAAATCATCGGCAAACACAAACGCGTCGGCATGCTGTCCGAGAAAGTGCAGCAGACGATGATCAAAGCCGGCATCAAACGCAGCCGCTTCGAGTTTCTGACACAGCCGCCGGGGAAAGACGAAATAGAGGAGTACGGATTCGATGGATACCAATTCAATCATTAG
- a CDS encoding Gfo/Idh/MocA family protein, producing the protein MKENTRKTIRWGIMGTGWIAEKFAADLTHVSNGEGMAVGSRTLNSANQFAAKFNIPRAYGSYEELVSDPEIDAIYVATPHPFHRDNVITALSGGKAVLCEKPFTVNSRELEEIIALAKEKRLFLMEAMWTRFLPPIIQVRQWLEEGRIGEIKLLKAEFGFRSDWNPSGRLLNPELGGGALLDAGIYPVSFASMIFGPNPEQVWSTAHIGETGVDEHFSILLDYGQGRSASLHGAVRLALTNEAYIYGTEGSIHIPSFLNATKAVLHVNGQEPVEVKDDRTAVGYAFEAEEVGRCLLAGETESSAITLAESLGIMQLLDQLRAQWGLKYPFE; encoded by the coding sequence ATGAAGGAGAACACGAGAAAGACAATCCGCTGGGGCATCATGGGGACGGGCTGGATTGCCGAGAAATTTGCCGCAGATTTAACGCATGTCAGCAATGGGGAAGGAATGGCGGTCGGCTCGCGAACTCTGAATAGCGCGAACCAGTTTGCCGCGAAATTCAATATCCCTCGGGCGTATGGAAGCTATGAGGAGTTGGTGAGCGACCCGGAGATCGATGCGATTTATGTGGCGACTCCGCATCCTTTTCACCGGGATAATGTCATCACCGCTCTAAGTGGCGGGAAAGCCGTTTTGTGCGAGAAGCCCTTCACGGTGAACAGCAGGGAGCTTGAAGAGATTATCGCGTTGGCCAAGGAGAAACGGCTGTTTTTGATGGAGGCGATGTGGACGAGGTTTCTGCCGCCGATCATTCAGGTCAGACAATGGCTGGAGGAAGGAAGAATCGGTGAGATCAAGCTGCTCAAGGCGGAATTCGGCTTCCGCAGCGACTGGAATCCAAGCGGCAGATTGCTGAATCCGGAGCTTGGAGGCGGTGCATTGCTGGATGCAGGGATTTATCCGGTATCGTTCGCATCCATGATTTTTGGCCCAAATCCGGAGCAGGTATGGAGCACGGCCCATATCGGCGAGACGGGAGTCGACGAGCACTTCTCCATATTGCTGGATTATGGGCAAGGGCGCTCAGCTTCTCTTCACGGTGCGGTCAGGCTCGCTCTTACGAACGAAGCTTATATTTACGGGACGGAAGGTTCGATTCATATCCCTTCATTCCTGAACGCCACGAAGGCTGTTCTTCACGTGAACGGGCAGGAACCGGTTGAGGTAAAGGATGACCGGACTGCTGTGGGGTATGCATTTGAAGCCGAGGAGGTAGGCAGATGCCTGCTGGCCGGAGAAACCGAAAGCAGCGCAATCACATTGGCGGAATCGCTCGGAATCATGCAGCTGCTTGATCAGTTAAGAGCCCAGTGGGGCTTGAAATATCCATTTGAATAG
- a CDS encoding BglG family transcription antiterminator encodes MNTRQQEILRMLLSDAGRYFIVRNLAMNLSCSEKTIRNDFDAIDVYLAQHGSARLLRKPGIGVKLDIEEQERARLFHQLFRSVQDSGYERDDNRMAALAYELLMNTKPTTLQELADKYYVNRSVIKKDLDSLHPWLEKRKLAVVSKQKVGITIEGAEKDKRAALSKVSQLIGTTTNHFIKRQFEAYEVDIVTRELKRLEEEQSVHFTDEAFDNLLVHTLLMIRRTKLNQPISFSKQEQAFIRNKREYQWTLAFTQPLERSFSVHFSADELVYLTAHLLGAKIRSHSRIETADLPEQPLKITAEVTEILESLLRKMSSLTFIDFGQDAALKEGLGIHLSSTIHRLSYGLSVTNPLLHDIKKMYPYMFSMVIYAANELNRNFNFAIPEDEAAYLTLHFQAAIERLNKQTKLIRNIVTVCHMGIGISQILRSKLERKFSAIQVLDSVRKADLKAYLDRHPVDFIVTTIPLDGIDVPHVEVSPLLEAADIKKIASFLEQLEEHSPDASASFLQMHTEPALILTQVEVSHRFEIIEQMANLLYAKGYVEQDYAHQALLRERASSTAIGGGIAIPHGDPKLVKQSQIAIATLKEPLDWEQDKVSIVFMLALRSQEQENTKKLFHRLSLLSEQPSLVEKLIRAEQPEEIFSLL; translated from the coding sequence ATGAATACGCGTCAACAGGAAATATTGCGAATGCTGTTAAGCGATGCTGGCCGGTATTTTATAGTGCGCAACTTGGCGATGAATTTAAGCTGTTCGGAGAAAACGATTCGAAATGATTTCGATGCCATTGACGTTTACCTGGCTCAACACGGAAGTGCCAGACTGCTGCGCAAGCCAGGGATCGGCGTGAAGCTCGACATCGAAGAACAAGAGCGGGCCAGGCTGTTCCACCAATTATTCCGCTCTGTTCAAGATAGCGGATATGAACGGGACGATAACCGGATGGCCGCGCTCGCCTACGAGCTTCTCATGAATACCAAGCCTACAACGCTTCAGGAATTGGCAGATAAATATTACGTCAATCGTTCCGTCATTAAAAAGGATTTGGATTCACTGCATCCGTGGCTGGAAAAAAGAAAGCTTGCCGTCGTCTCCAAACAGAAAGTCGGAATTACAATCGAGGGTGCCGAGAAAGACAAGCGAGCCGCCCTCTCCAAAGTGTCCCAATTAATCGGGACTACGACCAACCACTTCATCAAAAGGCAGTTTGAAGCCTATGAGGTGGATATCGTAACCCGGGAGTTGAAACGGCTGGAGGAGGAGCAATCCGTTCATTTTACGGATGAAGCCTTTGATAATTTGCTCGTCCATACCCTCCTCATGATAAGACGTACGAAGCTGAATCAACCGATTTCCTTTTCCAAGCAGGAACAAGCCTTTATTCGCAATAAAAGAGAGTACCAGTGGACGCTCGCCTTTACTCAACCGCTGGAGCGCTCCTTCTCGGTCCATTTCTCTGCGGATGAGCTCGTTTATTTAACGGCGCATTTATTAGGCGCAAAAATCCGTTCGCACAGCCGGATAGAGACAGCCGATCTGCCCGAACAACCGCTGAAAATTACCGCAGAAGTGACCGAAATTCTGGAATCTCTATTGCGGAAAATGTCCAGCCTGACATTTATTGATTTTGGGCAGGATGCCGCACTCAAGGAAGGACTCGGCATCCATTTAAGTTCAACGATCCATCGTTTGAGCTACGGGCTGAGTGTAACGAACCCGCTGCTGCACGATATTAAGAAAATGTATCCCTATATGTTCAGCATGGTGATTTATGCGGCTAACGAGCTGAACCGCAATTTCAATTTTGCAATCCCGGAAGATGAGGCCGCTTATCTTACCCTGCATTTTCAGGCAGCCATCGAACGGTTAAACAAACAGACGAAGCTCATCAGGAATATCGTCACCGTATGCCACATGGGGATAGGCATCTCGCAAATTCTGCGCTCGAAGCTGGAGCGCAAATTCAGCGCCATCCAAGTACTCGACTCCGTTCGAAAGGCGGATCTGAAGGCATACCTGGATCGTCATCCGGTGGATTTTATCGTAACGACTATTCCGCTGGACGGCATTGATGTTCCTCATGTCGAGGTATCTCCTCTGCTGGAGGCTGCGGACATAAAGAAAATCGCCAGTTTTCTTGAACAATTGGAGGAGCATTCGCCGGATGCCTCGGCTTCTTTCTTGCAAATGCACACGGAGCCAGCTCTGATTCTTACTCAGGTCGAAGTGTCCCATCGGTTCGAAATTATCGAGCAAATGGCCAACCTCCTGTATGCCAAAGGCTATGTAGAGCAAGACTATGCTCATCAGGCACTCCTGAGGGAAAGAGCCTCCTCGACGGCCATCGGCGGCGGAATTGCTATCCCGCACGGCGATCCCAAGCTGGTGAAGCAATCGCAAATTGCCATTGCTACCTTAAAGGAACCGCTGGATTGGGAGCAGGACAAGGTCTCTATCGTATTCATGCTGGCGCTGCGGAGTCAGGAGCAGGAGAATACGAAGAAGCTGTTCCACCGGCTTTCGCTGCTTAGCGAGCAGCCCTCCCTGGTGGAGAAGCTGATCCGGGCCGAACAGCCCGAGGAGATCTTTTCACTCCTATAA
- a CDS encoding A24 family peptidase, with the protein MNIWLASAFVLLLLLCSISDIKKRIIPNQLVILLLALGLLQSWLYFYLADALLGLLFPSLLLFLAKSKWNFYIGAGDIKLLSAIGIWVGWHANIYVLLAGGVLALVYAGIVGCLRRGQASSIPFAPFLSAAAIAIYAGLVVQQL; encoded by the coding sequence ATGAATATATGGTTGGCATCTGCCTTCGTCCTGCTCCTGCTATTATGCAGCATCAGTGATATAAAAAAACGCATCATTCCTAATCAGCTTGTCATCCTGCTTCTCGCATTGGGCTTGCTTCAAAGCTGGCTGTATTTCTACCTGGCAGATGCCCTGCTAGGCTTACTCTTTCCTTCCCTCCTCCTGTTCCTGGCCAAATCCAAATGGAATTTCTACATAGGCGCAGGGGATATTAAACTGCTATCGGCCATCGGGATCTGGGTGGGCTGGCATGCCAATATTTATGTGCTACTAGCGGGCGGTGTTCTTGCACTGGTATATGCGGGGATAGTCGGCTGCTTGCGCCGCGGACAAGCATCGTCCATTCCATTTGCTCCATTCCTGTCGGCAGCGGCCATAGCTATCTATGCAGGATTGGTTGTTCAGCAGCTATAA